Proteins encoded together in one Miscanthus floridulus cultivar M001 chromosome 16, ASM1932011v1, whole genome shotgun sequence window:
- the LOC136510486 gene encoding uncharacterized protein, giving the protein MAPKPRSWELPSAPALAFEKTEKRKTHDKPIHGPQSPSTASTPPPSSSCLPQSELGPPPDLPLELEPQPDLPPEFGPPPDLPPGEGPESAAPEEEGARPLLPRRWRRGAGPGTEKAGPPEEERVREMGKGASPGYAAGSSGDGGTTRSREPAAPLPYPAGGRRARCATAGEVREGGTVAPPPEKCGREK; this is encoded by the exons ATGGCACCTAAGCCAAGGTCATGGGAACTGCCAA GCGCTCCGGCGCTCGCCTTCgaaaaaacagaaaaaagaaaaacccaTGACAAGCCCATCCATGGCCCGCAGAGCCCATCCACAGCGTCGACGCCGCCGCCCTCCTCGTCGTGCCTGCCGCAGTCAGAGCTCGGGCCACCGCCAGATCTGCCGCTGGAGCTCGAGCCCCAGCCAGATCTGCCGCCGGAGTTCGGGCCACCGCCAGATCTGCCGCCGGGAGAGGGACCCGAGAGCGCTGCGCCGGAGGAGGAGGGGGCCAGGCCCCTCCTGCCGCGCCGGTGGAGGAGGGGGGCCGGCCCTGGCACGGAGAAGGCCGGGCCGCCGGAAGAGGAGCGTGTAAGGGAGATGGGAAAGGGAGCCTCTCCGGGCTATGCCGCCGGATCCAGCGGTGACGGAGGGACCACAAGATCTCGCGAGCCCGCTGCGCCACTGCCGTATCCTGCTGGAGGGCGCCGCGCCCGCTGCGCCACCGCCGGAGAAGTGAGAGAAGGAGGGACGGTTGCGCCACCACCGGAGAAGTGCGGGAGGGAGAAGTGA
- the LOC136513005 gene encoding MDIS1-interacting receptor like kinase 2-like, producing MRLLAFQIMPLALLLSLLLLSYCANSTTVAQAQLDREAEALLRWKSSCDSARPSGCLKSWSKRTNPCTWTGIVCSITVPRGWRDDDDAAVVPVLSSISLPMCNLSGRLDGLDFVSLPRLAHLDLNDNNLSGLIPPSIGTLGELTLLDLSSNSLSGPIPPSIGNLTALTFLDLSQNYQFLNGHIPSALGMLHNLKKLDLCRNSFSGPIPPSLGNLTTLNFLGLSFNSLSGDIPHELGMLHRLSFLHLLGNSISGSIPGSFGNLTRLELIDLSNNQIRGSIPSTFWNLRSLKKLVLASNKVNGLLPPEIGFLVNLTHLDLSSNRFTGSIPPQIGQCHHLLQLRVSDNLLTGPIPQDLGECTGLYELDLSRNNLSGTIPVTLVQLYQLQSLNLSFNCLGGKFGGTSVPSALVSLDHNIDICGDQRYGLTPCGAQGLDGNDEGKRHNKRLILALLLAFGLFGFISLVTGSIAAFCWRRKIAECRTRSKPRDMFSICNFNGKIAFQDIVNATENFDEKYCIGVGGHGSVFRAELQGGSVFAVKLLHAMEDDYTDEGTFRAEIDVLTKTKHRCIVKLYGYCSHSQCRFLVYDLIERGSLASVLHEEQLARELDWPKRVGIVRDVAQALSYLHHDCDEPIIHRDIKSSNILLDRDFKGYVSDFGMARKLKHISSSSSTIFAGTCGYMAPELSSTMLLTEKCDVYSFGVVIMELAMGKHPGDLLLPFFCQTQQHTKLKDILDKRIVQPKGSEEKDIILLLLVAFGCLQICPKARPTMQQVCQALTNRSCPAAILKPLHEVKLQDLHDFCYTIQNI from the exons ATGCGTCTCCTGGCCTTCCAGATCATGCCTCTGGCGCTGCTTCTTTCCTTACTACTCCTTTCCTACTGTGCAAATTCGACGACGGTGGCACAAGCGCAACTAGATAGGGAAGCAGAAGCCCTCCTCCGATGGAAATCCAGCTGCGACTCCGCCAGGCCATCAGGCTGCCTCAAGTCATGGAGCAAGCGCACCAACCCTTGCACCTGGACTGGCATCGTCTGCAGCATCACGGTGCCTCGTGGCTGGCGTGACGACGACGATGCCGCTGTCGTCCCAGTCTTGTCCAGCATCTCCCTTCCCATGTGTAACCTATCTGGCCGGTTAGATGGGCTGGACTTTGTGTCCTTGCCTCGTCTTGCCCATCTCGACCTCAACGACAACAACCTCTCAGGGCTAATCCCGCCAAGCATCGGTACGCTTGGTGAGCTCACTTTATTGGATCTCTCAAGCAATTCCCTGTCAGGACCGATCCCACCATCCATAGGTAATCTTACCGCACTCACTTTCCTGGATCTCTCACAGAATTATCAGTTCCTAAACGGCCACATTCCTTCTGCACTTGGCATGCTACACAATCTAAAGAAGCTTGATCTGTGCCGTAACAGCTTTTCTGGCCCAATACctcctagtttgggaaatctaaCCACGTTGAATTTCCTAGGCCTTAGCTTCAACAGTTTATCGGGTGACATTCCACATGAACTAGGAATGCTGCATAGGTTGTCATTCCTACATCTGCTTGGAAATAGCATCAGTGGCTCCATTCCTGGAAGCTTTGGGAACCTAACAAGGCTAGAATTAATCGACCTTTCCAACAATCAAATACGTGGCTCCATCCCTTCCACCTTCTGGAATTTGAGATCTCTAAAAAAACTTGTGCTTGCCTCCAACAAGGTTAATGGACTGCTGCCACCAGAAATAGGATTTCTAGTTAATCTCACGCATCTGGATTTAAGCAGCAATCGATTTACAGGAAGCATTCCACCTCAGATAGGACAATGTCACCACCTGTTGCAGCTGCGGGTATCAGACAATTTACTGACAGGACCAATACCACAAGATCTTGGGGAGTGTACTGGCCTGTATGAGTTGGATCTCAGTAGAAATAATCTTAGTGGCACCATCCCGGTCACTCTTGTGCAGCTTTACCAACTACAGAGCCTGAATTTGTCATTCAACTGTTTGGGTGGCAAATTTGGGGGCACATCTGTCCCTTCAGCCTTAGTTTCTCTTGACCACAATATTGATATCTGTGGTGATCAACGGTATGGCTTAACACCCTGTGGAGCACAAGGGCTTGATGGAAACGACGAGGGGAAAAGACATAATAAACGCCTTATTTTGGCACTACTTCTTGCTTTTGGTCTCTTTGGCTTCATTTCTCTGGTAACAGGAAGCATTGCGGCCTTCTGTTGGAGGAGAAAAATTGCAGAATGCAGGACCAGAAGCAAGCCTAGAGACATGTTTTCCATATGCAATTTCAACGGAAAGATTGCATTCCAAGACATAGTTAATGCAACAGAAAACTTTGATGAAAAATATTGCATTGGTGTTGGAGGACACGGGTCTGTCTTCAGAGCTGAGCTTCAAGGAGGAAGTGTCTTCGCAGTCAAGCTGCTCCATGCAATGGAAGACGACTACACTGATGAAGGAACATTTCGTGCTGAGATTGACGTGTTAACAAAAACAAAGCATCGATGCATAGTGAAGCTGTATGGGTACTGTTCTCACTCTCAGTGCAGATTTCTTGTGTACGATCTCATTGAAAGGGGAAGTTTAGCATCAGTTCTTCATGAGGAACAGCTTGCCAGAGAGCTTGATTGGCCCAAAAGAGTTGGAATTGTGAGGGATGTAGCTCAAGCTCTATCATACTTGCACCATGACTGTGATGAACCCATTATACATCGTGACATCAAAAGTAGTAATATCTTATTAGACCGTGATTTTAAAGGTTATGTCTCAGATTTTGGCATGGCAAGGAAGTTGAAGCATATTTCCTCAAGTTCGAGTACTATCTTTGCAGGGACATGCGGCTATATGGCACCAG AATTATCATCTACAATGTTATTAACAGAGAAGTGTGATGTATATAGCTTTGGTGTGGTTATCATGGAATTGGCAATGGGAAAGCATCCAGGagatcttctgcttccattctttTGCCAAACGCAGCAGCATACAAAGCTCAAAGATATCTTGGACAAGCGCATTGTACAGCCAAAAGGCAGTGAAGAAAAGGATATCATTCTGCTCCTTCTTGTTGCCTTTGGGTGTTTGCAAATCTGTCCAAAAGCCCGGCCAACAATGCAGCAGGTGTGCCAAGCACTAACAAACAGAAGCTGCCCAGCAGCCATCCTCAAGCCACTTCACgaagtcaagttacaagatttgCATGATTTCTGCTACACCATACAGAATATATGA